Proteins encoded in a region of the Cydia splendana chromosome 19, ilCydSple1.2, whole genome shotgun sequence genome:
- the LOC134800244 gene encoding N-acetylglucosaminyl-phosphatidylinositol de-N-acetylase: MFLFGSTLEFDSLDNFYVQFLAETVLYLRSFALYISFWVLGYLLVCCVVYRRYARRLPTRSRGALRAKRVLIVVAHPDDECMFFGPTIFRLCEQGADVYLLCLSNGNNEGKGNLRSKELWLACSELGVPDHNICLVTDTRLPDNPKVQWPVAVIAKLIQHQLESLDIDTLVSFDRGGVSSHPNHSAVFYAIAYMFVERLLPERCTVYTLDTVNVLRKYWGFLDLPLSFVLSSKRYFLRWTESRRVVRAMKRHRSQMVWFRHLYVMLSRYMIINTLRRISLADIELELEVDD, from the exons ATGTTCCTCTTTGGCTCAACTTTAGAATTTGATAGTTTAGACAATTTTTACGTGCAATTTTTGGCTGAGACTGTATTGTACCTTAGAAGTTTTGCGTTGTATATAAGTTTCTGGGTTTTGGGGTATCTGCTGGTGTGTTGTGTGGTGTATCGGCGGTACGCACGTCGGCTACCGACGCGGTCTCGGGGGGCGCTTCGAGCGAAACGAGTGTTGATCGTGGTAGCACACCCAGATGACGAGTGCATGTTCTTCGGCCCTACGATATTTAGACTGTGCGAGCAGGGTGCAGACGTGTATTTGCTCTGTCTTTCTAATG gcaacAATGAGGGCAAAGGAAATTTACGAAGTAAAGAGCTATGGCTTGCTTGTTCTGAGCTTGGAGTGCCCGACCATAACATATGCCTCGTCACAGACACACGACTCCCAGACAACCCAAAGGTGCAGTGGCCAGTGGCCGTCATTGCCAAGCTGATACAGCATCAATTGGAGTCTCTGGACATAGACACACTAGTGTCATTTGATAGGGGTGGGGTTTCATCACACCCAAACCATTCAGCAGTATTTTATGCTATAGCTTATATGTTTGTAGAGAGACTTTTGCCTGAAA ggTGCACAGTATACACACTAGACACTGTAAATGTATTAAGAAAATACTGGGGCTTCTTAGATCTTCCACTAAGCTTTGTTTTGTCTTCCAAAAG ATACTTCCTCCGCTGGACGGAGTCCCGACGCGTAGTCCGCGCCATGAAGCGACACCGATCACAGATGGTGTGGTTCCGGCACCTGTATGTTATGCTCTCTCGTTACATGATCATCAACACGCTGCGTCGCATCAGCCTGGCCGATATAGAGCTAGAGTTGGAAGTTGATGATTGA
- the LOC134800254 gene encoding vacuolar protein sorting-associated protein 37B: MIQPDYTSAMGLLSHLNSDELKEILNDDSKFDSVLKDVKQVKDWETEKEMIIASNRSLAEFNLKMEPQLQELKAAVQERSEEGEVLCSRIQELLEEYKSKSAGISLDTTQALLQTSAAESEEKSEEIAQDYLSGKKYDGEQFLEAFEPVRKQMHLRKFKAEKMSELIRTGSRNSCGNGFSKPYLPYPNYGPGQSAPNVPYPMGPLNMPMPGMYGNHF, translated from the exons ATGATTCAACCAGATTACACTTCGGCAATGGGTTTGCTTTCTCATCTCAATTCTGATGAATTGAAAGAAATATTAAACGACGACTCTAAATTTGATTCTGTGCTTAAAGATGTGAAACAG GTAAAAGACTGGGAAACCGAGAAGGAGATGATAATAGCTAGCAACCGGTCCCTAGCGGAGTTCAACCTGAAAATGGAGCCGCAGCTGCAGGAGCTCAAGGCAGCGGTGCAGGAGCGCTCCGAGGAGGGAGAGGTACTCTGCAGTCGTATACAAGAACTGCTAGAAGAGTACA aATCAAAATCAGCTGGAATCTCACTTGACACAACACAAGCACTGCTCCAGACGAGTGCTGCTGAATCTGAAGAAAAGTCTGAAGAAATAGCACAGGACTATCTATCAGGAAAAAAATACGACGGAGAGCAGTTTTTAGAGGCCTTCGAACCTGTCCGCAAGCAAATGCATCTCAGAAAATTTAAAGCAGAGAAGATGAGTGAACTGATCAGAACAGGAAGCAGAAATTCCTGTGGTAACGGATTCTCGAAGCCATACCTACCCTATCCTAATTATGGACCCGGCCAGAGTGCTCCAAATGTGCCATATCCTATGGGGCCTCTAAACATGCCTATGCCAGGAATGTATGGAAACCATTTCTGA